Sequence from the Brevundimonas diminuta genome:
TTGTAAACCGCCTGAACCGACGCGCTACAGCAACAGCTGTGGTAGAGGCCGAAGCGGCCGTCAAGGACGCTCAAGAAGAAGTTGTTCGGGTTCAGGCTGAGCTAACCCGTTTCCGTACTAGCCAACGATTCATCGACCCTGCCAATGTCGCGACCGAAACCTCTGAGTTGCTCGGTGGCCTTCTTTTGAACCAAGCAGAGCTTTCAGCCGAGAAGCAACAACTCGAGTCGCAAGCCCCCCAAAGTCCCCAGCTCGCTGCACTGAATGCCCGTCTGCGCGCAATTGAAGGCCAAATCGAAGCGCAGCGTCAACGGATCGCGGGAGCAAACGGTTCTCTGGCGCCTCAGGTGGGTGACTATGAACTTCTTGTCGGGAGGCGCGAGTTAGCTTCGAGAAACCTAGCCTCCGCAACAGCCACGCTTAATGGCGCGCGGCAGGATGCCCGACGTCAGCAGCTATATTTGGAGCGGGTTGTAAGTCCTAGCCTCGCCGATAAGCCGACACAGCCGAAGCGACTGCTGGCCATTCTCACCGTCTTTGGGACAATGTTGTTGCTATACGGGGTGGGCTGGCTGATCTGGACTGGCGTCAAGGAGCATCGCCAGTAATGACAATCGAGGCAGGCCAAAAAGTTGGCCTTATGGTCGAACAGTTATCCAAGGTCTATCCCAGCGGATCGAAACAGGTGTTTTCTGATCTCAGCTTCACGCTGGCACATGAAGAGCGCATTGCTATCCTTGGACGCAATGGTCAGGGAAAATCTACCTTGATTAAGATGCTGGGTGGGATTCTCCCGCCGACGTCCGGAAAAATAACATGGTCGATGTCGAGTTCTTGGCCTATAGGATTTGGCGGCGGCTTTCAAGGCAGCCTCTCTGGCCTGGACAATATTAGATTTCTTTCGCGAATATACAAAAGAAACTTTTCTAACCTTCTAAGTCGCGTAGATGATTTCGCCGAATTGGGCAGCGCGTTGCGACAACCCGTCAAACACTACTCTTCAGGCATGCGGGCCCGGCTTGCATTTGGTCTTTCGCTTGCAATTGAGTTCGATTGTTACTTGATAGATGAGTTGGTTGCAGTTGGGGATGCGCGATTTCAGCAGAAATGCCAAGATGAACTTTTTATAAAGCGCGGTAAAAGAGCGTTCATAATGGCGTCGCACGATATGAATCTGATCAGTAATCTTTGCGAACGAGCTCTCGTTATTGAAAGTGGCAAGACGAGATTATTTGATGACATTGAAGAGGGCGTGGATGTTTATAAGTGGCTTCGGGCTGAGTGAGACAGTGGGACACTGATGTTGATGGTCGCGAAGGCGCCTGGATGTCTGGTAGTTCCTGGCCTAGCATTAGAGGGTGAGGCTGGCAGGGCTGCGCTACTCGTGATGGCACGCAAACACGAGGTTCAGCTCTTCTTTCCTGAGTACGAATCCAGCCGCGCAGCTGATGTAATTGTTGTGGGAGATGCTGCAGTCGGCCTTGCCGCATCGCCAGCATTCCATGTTTTCGCAAGCCCTTCACCAAACGTGATGGAGGGTGCTGACGTTGACACGGTTTCGCGTCTTCTCTCTACAACTTACGACGGTGTATCGCGGAATCAAAGTGATGTGCTTCCCGACAATCCACCGGGCATGAAAGAAATGCTGCAGGCGATTCAGTCGGAGCGTCCTACACCGAAGCACCCACTTCTCGCTTTGCTCGCTGGCGGACCCGTGAGGCCTGGCGATTCGGCTCATCTTCCACTTACAATGTTCGCCTTGGATAGGCGTCATTCTGCGGACGGGCGGGTGCCTGGACGTATCGGGCTGGCGGGGCGAGCGCGGTACCTGCTCTATGGAGCCTATCACTGGCTGCCACGAGGTACGTGGAGAGCAACTATCATATTTTCGGTAGACCGCGATGCTTCAAATCAGCATTTTCGGATTGAGTGGGGTTCGGTAAAGGACTTTTCTCACCATAACTTCCGCCCAAGTGACGCGGGGAGATACAGCATCGCAATCGATGCAACTCTCCAAAATGCAGATCAACTCGAGCTCAGACTGATACTGGCAAATAGTAGTCTTTCTGGGGAAATAGAACTCACAGACGTAATATTACAAAGGTTAAACTGATCGTTGGTCGGAAAAGATAATGCGCAGGCGTTACTGCCCGTTCGCAAATCTTCGAGCGATAGACGTTATGTGCGGATAGGTGCCGCGCGAAGTTTGATCTAAAAAGTTACTCCACGCGTTTGGCTGATTAGCGGGGTAGATACATACTGCCGCAAGCCTAGACGCGTCGTTTTTCAATATCTTATCACCTTTGACGATGATAGTCTCAGTGATGCTCCGTGCGTTCACACGCACTTTTAGCCATTTCATGGTTCCGCTCGGGAGCCTTGCCTCGATCGTGGCATGAGTTGTGCCGACTTGGAGAGAAATGCTGTCAGGCCCATGTGGTGAAACGAACAGCAACATCGCAATGACTGGTTCATTCCCAGAAACTATGCCCAGTTGAATCGGTTCTTTAGTCAATAGAAAACCATCTTTATCGAGAAACGCAAGGCTTTCGGGCTTAATGACTAGTCGCGAGTCAATGTCTGTAAAGGGAAGGGTGTTGCGTCTCCGAAGTATACTCAAGCGGGCCCTCGCTGGACTGTTGCCGAGGCGCACTTTCCATTTCTGTAGTTCGTCAACCGTATTGCCGCGGTAGGGGGGGGGGGGGACGTCCCGCATCAGCCTTCTTCCCTCAACGAGCGATGCGAAGGCTTTAAGCTGAACCGCGACCGACGATATGTCGCTGGTCGTCAGCCTCATGTCGGCACGAGGCGCCAGTCCTCCCAAACCATGTCGTAAGGCCAACGCTAGCGGTAGGCCTTGTCTCGCTATGCTCAAGCCGAGTAATCGTGCTCCTGGGTCCGATGCGGCCAGCACAACACCAGACGCGCTAACCTCGACATCGGAATCGGAGTGCGAATCGATCAATCGGAATAATGACGCCTGTTTCGGATCCAATAACGGAAGAGCCGCTTTGACGATCTTCATTTCGTCGGAAGATTCCGGACCACAAACTAATATTGGTCCGCTCGGATCTATAGACTTCTGACCAGATAGCTCTGGGCGGATGGTGGCGATCTGCGCCGAAAACGACTGCGCAATGTTCTGAATGTCGCCGGGATCCAGATCAAGGAATGTGACGGCGCCAGACGCCACCTCGTTCAACAAGGCAAGATAGAAATCCTGCGCGACTTTAAATCCGCTGAGATCGTCATTCGCCGCAGTAGGCTGCGGGAAATCTACCAAACCGGCAAGAATCGGAATGTCCCTTGACTTGGCATCGTACAAAAGGCCTTCGATGTGTTCGGGCCGGTGAAGTAGCCAAGGCCCGGTGACGATTAGCGCCGCGCAACTAGCTGGTAAATCGTAAGGTATACCTTTAATATCATGCCAGCGACCTTCTCGCCACTGTATGACATCGACTCTGTCGTATTGCGACTTCATTGAAGCTGTAACGGTTGCTGCTACGACTAGGCCGTGATCAAGCGCCCCTGTAATATCCAATAAAAGGGTTCCGTCCCCTATTGTACGATTACCGTAGCGTGGTGTCTGCGTGGCACGCACGAACTCACCTCGCGCCTGCCTTAGCGCCGTTACGCTTGCGCCGAGATTAGCAGCTTCTTGAATGGCGTAGACGTTGTCGGGAGAAAGCGCGGCAGACTGTTCGTAGCTTTTACGGGCTTCGTTCAGCTTTCCTTGAAGCCGTAAGACGTGTCCGAGTTGAAGCCACGTGTCGGCGTTAGCGGCGTCGAGCGCGAGCGCCCTTCGATAGGCTTTCTCAGCTTCCGGCATGTTCGATGCGACTTTGTGGGCATGGCCCAACTGCACCCAAATCGCTTCCAGAGAAGGATCACCGGCGAGGGCAATCGAATAGTGCTCGCGGGCCTGAGACCAATCCCCACTATCCCGCGCCAGATCGCCACGACGCGCATGTTCGCGAGGCAAAACGGTTCCGGAATTGAGCGCCCTTTGAGCTCTCCGATACAATCTGGCTAGTTGGCGTTTCATGAAAACAGGATATCGTTCATCCCGAAGGATACTAAAACATCATCGGATACGCCTTGACAGACTGTCGTCGCTTGAAGGCGAAGCAAGCTGTAGCCGCGCTGAATATGAAGCGGCAGGTCAAAGTTTACTTCTGAAGCCCCCTCCGCAAGTTCTCTTACCCCTAGTGTCCACTCGTTCAGAGTCGCGATAAGCGTTTGGCTCCCCATGCCCGCGGGAACCACCACGGATAGTTTCAAATTGCTGAAGGCGGTCGCAATTGGGTCGGTCCGGAAGCGAATCTCACAGCCATGGCCCGTTATCCATGCAACGCTTCCGACATGCTCCAGCTGGCCGGAACTCACGTAGGTGTCGGCTCTCCCGGGGGTTAACGGAACTCTGGCACCCTCCAGCCAAGGCGCATCGCCACGTTCATGGTGCATATCA
This genomic interval carries:
- a CDS encoding chain-length determining protein, which produces MSEAKLTFLGPVSGQALGQKRKGWRERVSWPFVVVVVLPTLVAAIYYAFIATPRYVSEARFIVRAQAQQTPSPLGVALQGVGLGAAQTDAFAVHEYIKSRDALKDLQGKYDVRAMLSRPGVDPFSRLRRPWEGDSRETFYEGFQRFVVVGHDSTNGMSTLRVEAFSPQDATAIANGLLDGGENLVNRLNRRATATAVVEAEAAVKDAQEEVVRVQAELTRFRTSQRFIDPANVATETSELLGGLLLNQAELSAEKQQLESQAPQSPQLAALNARLRAIEGQIEAQRQRIAGANGSLAPQVGDYELLVGRRELASRNLASATATLNGARQDARRQQLYLERVVSPSLADKPTQPKRLLAILTVFGTMLLLYGVGWLIWTGVKEHRQ
- a CDS encoding ABC transporter ATP-binding protein, yielding MTIEAGQKVGLMVEQLSKVYPSGSKQVFSDLSFTLAHEERIAILGRNGQGKSTLIKMLGGILPPTSGKITWSMSSSWPIGFGGGFQGSLSGLDNIRFLSRIYKRNFSNLLSRVDDFAELGSALRQPVKHYSSGMRARLAFGLSLAIEFDCYLIDELVAVGDARFQQKCQDELFIKRGKRAFIMASHDMNLISNLCERALVIESGKTRLFDDIEEGVDVYKWLRAE
- a CDS encoding tetratricopeptide repeat protein, which codes for MKRQLARLYRRAQRALNSGTVLPREHARRGDLARDSGDWSQAREHYSIALAGDPSLEAIWVQLGHAHKVASNMPEAEKAYRRALALDAANADTWLQLGHVLRLQGKLNEARKSYEQSAALSPDNVYAIQEAANLGASVTALRQARGEFVRATQTPRYGNRTIGDGTLLLDITGALDHGLVVAATVTASMKSQYDRVDVIQWREGRWHDIKGIPYDLPASCAALIVTGPWLLHRPEHIEGLLYDAKSRDIPILAGLVDFPQPTAANDDLSGFKVAQDFYLALLNEVASGAVTFLDLDPGDIQNIAQSFSAQIATIRPELSGQKSIDPSGPILVCGPESSDEMKIVKAALPLLDPKQASLFRLIDSHSDSDVEVSASGVVLAASDPGARLLGLSIARQGLPLALALRHGLGGLAPRADMRLTTSDISSVAVQLKAFASLVEGRRLMRDVPPPPYRGNTVDELQKWKVRLGNSPARARLSILRRRNTLPFTDIDSRLVIKPESLAFLDKDGFLLTKEPIQLGIVSGNEPVIAMLLFVSPHGPDSISLQVGTTHATIEARLPSGTMKWLKVRVNARSITETIIVKGDKILKNDASRLAAVCIYPANQPNAWSNFLDQTSRGTYPHITSIARRFANGQ